One genomic region from Jiangella sp. DSM 45060 encodes:
- a CDS encoding response regulator has product MTGPRVLVVDDVPALTRALAINLKARGWDVVTAADGRGALEAAARRHPDVVVLDLGLPDLSGIDVIAGLRGWTSVPIIVLSARQDSADKVRALDAGADDYVTKPFDMEELLARLRAAWRRSLPVAGGDAVVTAGELTIDLARKKVSRSGADVRLTPTEWHLLEVLVRNAGTLVSRQQLLREVWGPAYSKETGYLRVYTAQLRRKLEPDPSHPVHLITEPSMGYRFEP; this is encoded by the coding sequence GTGACCGGCCCGCGCGTCCTCGTCGTCGACGACGTCCCGGCGCTGACCAGGGCGCTGGCGATCAACCTGAAGGCGCGCGGCTGGGACGTCGTCACCGCCGCCGACGGACGGGGCGCGCTGGAGGCCGCCGCCCGCCGGCACCCCGACGTCGTCGTGCTCGACCTCGGGCTGCCGGACCTGAGCGGCATCGACGTGATCGCCGGGCTGCGCGGCTGGACCAGCGTGCCGATCATCGTGCTGTCGGCGCGGCAGGACTCCGCCGACAAGGTGCGCGCCCTCGACGCCGGCGCCGACGACTACGTCACCAAGCCGTTCGACATGGAGGAGCTGCTGGCCCGGCTGCGCGCCGCCTGGCGCCGCTCGCTGCCCGTCGCCGGCGGTGACGCCGTCGTCACCGCCGGCGAGCTGACCATCGACCTCGCCCGGAAGAAGGTCTCCCGGTCCGGCGCCGACGTCCGCCTGACCCCGACCGAGTGGCACCTGCTGGAGGTGCTGGTCCGCAACGCCGGCACCCTGGTGTCGCGGCAGCAGCTGCTGCGGGAGGTCTGGGGGCCGGCGTACTCGAAGGAGACCGGCTACCTGCGCGTCTACACCGCGCAGCTGCGGCGCAAGCTGGAGCCCGACCCGTCCCACCCGGTGCACCTCATCACCGAGCCGAGCATGGGCTACCGGTTCGAGCCGTGA
- a CDS encoding type IV toxin-antitoxin system AbiEi family antitoxin domain-containing protein, whose translation MTVRIGVAGVCTIAELRARGMSAGAQRHAVATGRLVRLRRGVYCDGAVWRASARRPADRHVVEACAAWLALGRRGWATGYSAAVIAGLPVPHGEPRQLRFSLPRRPHGRRAYPGMRLRTAGVDEADVLLINGVPVTAPARTALDVAREHGFAAGLVLADAALRAGIATAEELRRVAERQSGWPSGSRAVLVATHADGARESPAESVSYAGFVTAGLPLPACNAWIVGHGAGGVRADFLWRRHRLVGEVDGRVKYADPLRPDHENVLVDEKTRQLRIEEAGYVVVRWTAAEAMARPEVVRARVVRQSRVAARMYGVPPVG comes from the coding sequence GTGACCGTACGGATCGGCGTGGCCGGGGTGTGCACCATCGCGGAGCTGCGCGCTCGCGGCATGAGCGCGGGCGCGCAGCGGCACGCCGTCGCGACCGGACGGCTGGTTCGTCTGCGCCGCGGCGTCTACTGCGACGGCGCCGTGTGGCGGGCCAGCGCGCGGCGACCGGCCGACCGGCATGTCGTCGAGGCGTGCGCGGCCTGGCTCGCACTCGGCCGGCGCGGCTGGGCGACGGGGTACTCCGCGGCCGTGATCGCCGGCCTGCCCGTGCCGCACGGCGAGCCGCGGCAGCTCCGGTTCTCGCTGCCCCGGCGCCCGCACGGCCGGCGTGCCTACCCCGGCATGCGGCTGCGCACCGCCGGGGTCGACGAGGCGGACGTGCTGCTGATCAACGGAGTGCCGGTGACGGCGCCCGCCCGCACGGCACTGGACGTCGCCCGCGAACACGGCTTCGCTGCCGGGCTGGTGCTGGCCGACGCCGCGTTGAGGGCGGGCATCGCCACCGCCGAAGAACTGCGCCGCGTCGCCGAGCGCCAGTCCGGCTGGCCGTCCGGCAGCCGCGCGGTGCTCGTCGCCACGCACGCCGACGGCGCCCGCGAGTCGCCCGCGGAATCCGTCTCGTACGCCGGGTTCGTGACCGCCGGGCTCCCGCTGCCGGCCTGCAACGCCTGGATCGTCGGCCATGGCGCCGGCGGAGTGCGGGCCGACTTCCTCTGGCGGCGGCACCGGCTGGTCGGCGAGGTCGACGGGCGGGTGAAGTACGCCGACCCGTTGCGGCCCGACCACGAGAACGTGCTCGTCGACGAGAAGACGCGGCAGTTGCGGATCGAGGAGGCCGGCTACGTCGTCGTCCGCTGGACGGCGGCCGAGGCGATGGCCCGGCCGGAGGTCGTGCGGGCTCGCGTCGTGCGCCAGTCGCGGGTCGCGGCGCGGATGTACGGCGTCCCGCCCGTCGGCTGA
- the gatC gene encoding Asp-tRNA(Asn)/Glu-tRNA(Gln) amidotransferase subunit GatC, producing MPSISREEVAHLAHLARLDLAPDELDHLAGQLDQILGAVAQVTEVAADDIPPTSHALPLTNVYRADEPRPCLPAEAVLAAAPAAEDGRFRVPQILGEEA from the coding sequence ATGCCCTCGATCAGCCGCGAGGAGGTCGCGCACCTCGCGCACCTCGCTCGCCTCGACCTCGCCCCCGACGAGCTGGACCATCTGGCCGGCCAGCTCGACCAGATCCTCGGTGCGGTCGCGCAGGTCACCGAGGTCGCGGCCGACGACATCCCGCCGACGTCGCACGCGCTGCCGCTGACCAACGTGTACCGCGCCGACGAGCCGCGTCCGTGCCTGCCCGCCGAGGCCGTCCTGGCCGCCGCGCCCGCCGCCGAGGACGGCCGGTTCCGGGTGCCGCAGATCCTGGGGGAGGAGGCATGA
- the gatA gene encoding Asp-tRNA(Asn)/Glu-tRNA(Gln) amidotransferase subunit GatA gives MSALTRKTAAELAAAVRTGEVSAVEVTQAHLDRIAAVDGTAEAGVHAFLHLDADGALAAAAAVDEKRAAGDDLGPLAGVPLALKDVIVTSDMPTTVGSKLLEGWQPPYDATVTRRLREAGIVILGKTNLDEFAMGSSTENSAYGVTRNPWDLTRIPGGSGGGSAAALAAFEAPLAIGTDTGGSIRQPAAVTGTVGVKPTYGGVSRYGLVACASSLDQAGPCARTVLDAALLHTVIAGHDPLDSTSIDQPVPDVVAAARRGAEGDLTGLRVGVVKELGGEGYQAGVEARFNDAVALLSKLGAEVVEVSCPHFKYGLPAYYLILPSEVSSNLARFDAMRYGLRVGDDGTRSAEEVMSLTRGQGFGAEAKRRIMLGTYALSSGYYDAYYGQAQKVRTLIARDFEAAFAQVDVLVSPTTPTTAFPIGEKVDDPLAMYMNDLCTIPSNLAGNASASFPAGLADEDGLPVGLHVMAPVMADDRLYLVGAAVEAAYASQWGGTLLEQAPALEGIAP, from the coding sequence ATGAGCGCGCTCACCCGCAAGACCGCCGCCGAGCTGGCCGCCGCCGTCAGGACCGGCGAGGTCAGCGCCGTCGAGGTCACGCAGGCGCACCTCGACCGCATCGCCGCCGTCGACGGCACCGCCGAGGCCGGCGTGCACGCGTTCCTGCACCTCGACGCCGACGGCGCGCTGGCCGCGGCCGCCGCCGTCGACGAGAAGCGCGCGGCCGGCGACGACCTCGGCCCGCTGGCCGGCGTCCCGCTGGCGCTGAAAGACGTCATCGTCACGTCCGACATGCCCACGACCGTCGGCTCGAAGCTGCTCGAGGGCTGGCAGCCGCCGTACGACGCTACCGTCACGCGGCGGCTGCGCGAGGCCGGCATCGTCATCCTCGGCAAGACCAACCTCGACGAGTTCGCCATGGGCTCGTCCACCGAGAACTCCGCGTACGGCGTCACCCGCAACCCGTGGGACCTCACCCGGATCCCGGGCGGCTCCGGCGGCGGGTCGGCCGCGGCGCTGGCCGCTTTCGAGGCGCCGCTGGCCATCGGCACCGACACCGGCGGCTCGATCCGCCAGCCGGCCGCCGTCACCGGCACTGTCGGCGTGAAGCCGACGTACGGCGGGGTCAGCCGCTACGGCCTGGTGGCCTGCGCGTCCAGCCTCGACCAAGCCGGCCCGTGCGCGCGCACGGTGCTCGACGCCGCGCTGCTGCACACCGTCATCGCCGGTCACGACCCCCTCGACTCCACCAGCATCGACCAGCCGGTGCCCGACGTCGTCGCGGCGGCCCGGCGCGGCGCCGAGGGCGACCTCACCGGCCTTCGCGTCGGCGTCGTCAAGGAGCTCGGCGGCGAGGGCTACCAGGCCGGCGTCGAGGCGCGGTTCAACGACGCCGTGGCGCTGCTGTCGAAGCTGGGCGCCGAGGTGGTCGAGGTGTCGTGCCCGCACTTCAAGTACGGGCTGCCCGCCTACTACCTCATCCTGCCCAGCGAGGTCTCGTCGAACCTGGCCCGGTTCGACGCCATGCGCTACGGCCTGCGCGTCGGCGACGACGGCACCCGCAGCGCCGAAGAGGTCATGAGCCTCACCCGCGGCCAGGGCTTCGGCGCCGAGGCCAAGCGGCGCATCATGCTCGGCACGTACGCGCTGTCGTCGGGCTACTACGACGCCTACTACGGCCAGGCGCAGAAGGTCCGCACGCTCATCGCGCGCGACTTCGAGGCCGCGTTCGCGCAGGTCGACGTGCTGGTGTCGCCCACGACGCCGACCACCGCGTTCCCCATCGGCGAGAAGGTCGACGACCCCCTCGCCATGTACATGAACGACCTCTGCACCATCCCGAGCAACCTCGCCGGCAACGCGTCGGCGTCGTTCCCGGCCGGTCTCGCCGACGAAGACGGCCTGCCGGTCGGCCTCCACGTCATGGCGCCGGTCATGGCCGACGACCGCCTGTATCTCGTCGGCGCGGCGGTCGAGGCCGCATACGCCTCGCAATGGGGGGGAACGTTGCTGGAACAGGCACCCGCGTTGGAGGGGATCGCACCGTGA
- the gatB gene encoding Asp-tRNA(Asn)/Glu-tRNA(Gln) amidotransferase subunit GatB — MTVTTALPSFDEAIATYEPVMGMEVHVELGTATKMFCGCATAFGGEPNSQVCPVCLGLPGSLPVVNRTAVESAIRIGLALNCSIAEWCRFARKNYFYPDMPKNFQTSQYDEPIAFDGWMDVTVDGVEYRIGIERAHMEEDTGKSLHVGGATGRIHGASHSLLDYNRSGIPLIEIVTKPIEVPPAVAPAVARAYVTELRELIRALGVSEARMELGQLRCDANVSLRLPGAAFGTRTETKNVNSLRSVERAVTYEIRRQASVLSSGGTIVQETRHWHEDTGETTSGRVKEEAEDYRYFPEPDLVPVAPSREWVESLRQTLPEPPSVRRARLQAEWGFTDLEMRDVVNAGALSLVVDTVAAGASAGGAKKWWLGEVARVANERGVALEDAGIGPVEVARVESLIAEGSLNDKLARQVVEGVLAGEGAPDDVVAARGLAVVSDDSALGAAVDDAIAAQPDVADKIRGGNLGAVGALIGAIMKATKGQADAKRARELILERLQG; from the coding sequence ATGACCGTCACCACGGCGCTGCCCTCGTTCGACGAGGCGATCGCGACGTACGAGCCCGTCATGGGCATGGAGGTGCACGTCGAGCTCGGCACCGCCACGAAGATGTTCTGCGGCTGTGCCACGGCGTTCGGCGGCGAGCCCAACTCGCAGGTCTGCCCGGTCTGCCTGGGTCTGCCCGGGTCGCTGCCGGTGGTCAACCGCACGGCCGTCGAGTCGGCCATCCGCATCGGCCTGGCGCTGAACTGCAGCATCGCCGAGTGGTGCCGGTTCGCCCGGAAGAACTACTTCTACCCGGACATGCCGAAGAACTTCCAGACGTCGCAGTACGACGAGCCCATCGCGTTCGACGGCTGGATGGACGTCACCGTCGACGGCGTCGAATACCGCATCGGCATCGAGCGGGCGCACATGGAGGAGGACACCGGCAAGTCGCTGCACGTCGGCGGCGCCACCGGCCGCATCCACGGCGCGTCGCACTCGCTGCTCGACTACAACCGGTCCGGCATCCCGCTGATCGAGATCGTCACCAAGCCGATCGAGGTGCCGCCTGCCGTCGCGCCCGCCGTCGCGCGGGCGTACGTCACCGAGCTGCGCGAGCTGATCCGCGCGCTCGGGGTCTCCGAGGCGCGCATGGAGCTGGGCCAGCTGCGGTGTGACGCCAACGTGTCGCTGCGGCTGCCCGGTGCCGCGTTCGGCACGCGCACCGAGACGAAGAACGTCAACTCGCTGCGGTCGGTCGAGCGGGCCGTCACGTACGAGATCCGCCGCCAGGCTTCGGTGCTGTCGTCGGGCGGGACGATCGTGCAGGAGACGCGGCACTGGCACGAGGACACCGGCGAGACCACGTCCGGGCGGGTCAAGGAGGAGGCCGAGGACTACCGGTACTTCCCCGAGCCCGACCTCGTCCCCGTCGCGCCGTCCCGCGAGTGGGTCGAGTCGCTGCGTCAGACCCTGCCGGAGCCGCCGTCGGTCCGACGGGCCCGGCTGCAGGCCGAGTGGGGCTTCACCGACCTCGAGATGCGCGACGTCGTCAACGCCGGCGCCCTGTCGCTGGTCGTCGACACCGTCGCCGCGGGCGCGTCGGCCGGCGGGGCGAAGAAGTGGTGGCTCGGCGAGGTCGCCCGGGTCGCCAATGAGCGCGGCGTGGCGTTGGAGGACGCGGGGATCGGCCCGGTCGAGGTCGCGCGGGTCGAGTCGCTGATCGCCGAGGGGTCGCTCAACGACAAGCTGGCCCGTCAGGTGGTCGAGGGCGTGCTGGCCGGCGAGGGCGCCCCTGATGACGTCGTCGCCGCCCGCGGCCTCGCCGTCGTCTCCGACGACTCCGCCCTCGGCGCCGCCGTCGACGACGCCATCGCCGCCCAGCCCGACGTCGCCGACAAGATCCGCGGCGGCAACCTGGGCGCGGTGGGGGCGCTGATCGGCGCCATCATGAAGGCCACCAAGGGCCAGGCCGACGCCAAGCGGGCGCGCGAGCTCATCCTGGAGCGGCTGCAGGGCTGA
- a CDS encoding metallophosphoesterase — protein MRQSGRLAAAGVATLILLAGAVAPAGGAGPADDFRVLPYLQSPSSEGIRITWFTETDEPGRLTVRGPGIRGSLTTEVGGELLPELAYTDAERAQLIPGLEPGSWLLGADNYKHTELIDGLRPGTRYTYTVEQGGSTFRGRFETAPTADDWRQIRLIALSDSETEPLGRVQKREWAPGAGADGRPSAEAGSAWDQAHGTTTLSGTRVLRYPLTEDEGLRRNLAVIEQRSPDAVLFTGDLVQGGGYQPGWDEFFRSTAGDGGDLLTSVPILPAFGNWESFGALNGGYGTPDDRSPVVRSRAKFHAYFDGPANGTPAHQDNYYRVDYGPVTVLTLDSNNGQPDDAAVNYAADDKLTGREYTGPGTDTQENFTREQYEAAGGTDLSDFGPGSVQWTWAERQLAEARAAGQIVVVQFHHVPYSSGEHGLPMNHALTSGQGGTPMRVYHPLFERYGVAAVISGHSEMFERSFVDEDGDGTGVHYYDVGVAGDGLRGVRREGATLDTAPLRYNPFSRWTADQSETEQWVAGDVVPRLEAGGKHYGHLEIDIERLRGGDEIARITLTPVHVFPVLDDELTVTRTERRTYGDQIVIDIAPDGRPVG, from the coding sequence ATGCGGCAGAGCGGACGACTCGCGGCTGCGGGGGTCGCCACCCTGATCCTGCTGGCCGGCGCCGTGGCGCCGGCCGGCGGGGCGGGGCCGGCCGACGACTTCCGCGTCCTGCCCTACCTGCAGAGTCCGAGCAGCGAGGGCATCCGGATCACCTGGTTCACCGAGACCGACGAGCCCGGGCGGCTCACCGTCCGCGGCCCCGGCATCCGCGGCAGCCTGACCACCGAGGTCGGCGGGGAGCTGCTGCCGGAGCTCGCCTACACCGACGCCGAGCGGGCGCAGCTGATCCCCGGCCTGGAGCCGGGCTCGTGGCTGCTCGGCGCCGACAACTACAAGCACACCGAGCTGATCGACGGGCTGCGGCCGGGCACCCGCTACACGTACACCGTCGAGCAGGGCGGCTCGACCTTCCGCGGCCGGTTCGAGACGGCGCCGACGGCCGACGACTGGCGGCAGATCCGGCTGATCGCGCTGTCCGACTCCGAGACCGAGCCGCTGGGACGGGTGCAGAAGCGCGAGTGGGCGCCCGGCGCGGGCGCCGACGGCCGTCCGTCGGCCGAGGCGGGGTCGGCCTGGGACCAGGCGCACGGGACGACGACCCTGTCCGGCACCCGGGTGCTGCGCTACCCACTGACCGAGGACGAGGGGCTGCGCCGCAACCTCGCCGTCATCGAACAGCGCTCCCCCGACGCCGTCCTGTTCACCGGCGACCTCGTCCAGGGCGGCGGCTACCAGCCCGGCTGGGACGAGTTCTTCCGCAGCACGGCCGGCGACGGCGGCGACCTGCTGACGTCGGTGCCGATCCTGCCCGCGTTCGGCAACTGGGAGAGCTTCGGCGCGCTCAACGGCGGCTACGGCACGCCCGACGACCGGAGCCCGGTCGTGCGGTCGCGGGCGAAGTTCCACGCCTACTTCGACGGGCCCGCGAACGGCACACCGGCGCACCAGGACAACTACTACCGGGTCGACTACGGCCCGGTCACCGTCCTGACGCTGGACAGCAACAACGGCCAGCCCGACGACGCCGCGGTGAACTACGCGGCCGACGACAAGCTGACCGGCCGCGAGTACACCGGGCCGGGCACCGACACACAGGAGAACTTCACCCGCGAGCAGTACGAGGCGGCCGGCGGCACCGACCTGTCCGACTTCGGGCCCGGCAGCGTCCAGTGGACGTGGGCGGAACGACAGCTGGCCGAGGCACGCGCGGCCGGGCAGATCGTCGTCGTCCAGTTCCACCACGTCCCGTACAGCTCCGGCGAGCACGGCCTGCCGATGAACCACGCGCTCACGTCCGGCCAGGGCGGCACGCCGATGCGGGTCTACCACCCGCTGTTCGAGCGGTACGGCGTCGCGGCGGTCATCTCCGGGCACAGCGAGATGTTCGAGCGCAGCTTCGTCGACGAGGACGGCGACGGCACCGGCGTCCACTACTACGACGTCGGTGTGGCCGGCGACGGCCTGCGCGGCGTCCGCCGTGAGGGCGCGACGCTCGACACCGCGCCACTGCGCTACAACCCGTTCAGCCGGTGGACCGCCGACCAGAGCGAGACCGAGCAGTGGGTGGCCGGCGACGTCGTCCCACGGCTGGAGGCGGGCGGCAAGCACTACGGCCACCTCGAGATCGACATCGAGCGGCTCCGCGGCGGCGACGAGATCGCCCGGATCACCCTCACCCCGGTGCACGTCTTCCCCGTGCTCGACGACGAGCTGACGGTGACGCGGACCGAGCGGCGCACCTACGGCGACCAGATCGTCATCGACATCGCCCCCGACGGCCGCCCCGTCGGCTGA
- a CDS encoding endonuclease/exonuclease/phosphatase family protein, with the protein MRITLVALAATACAALVAPLAATAAETPAALATTTPATTTARQETNVRMLDFNFAGNGFNGGDTGAPVTDAVSKVVEQQAEIVGLNEMCYTQWVAMRDQLKAQPGYENLTEHVVVTNYDIPNCYDPVVNPGGWYVMGLFSKYESEQVMFGDTPYLDLGYHYRQRFRKLVCGDVAIPGATAVRACVTHTEVPLPLINETSFPNDPDIADDPLYGRSINYAQAKVIAEAITPMAEEMPVALMGDLNELPFLPSLDFFYRRCGGNGVFEEVDGRDVRWPVIRRFNLGTEACPHRQGEWTMGKEGLPDNYDKPYESNRKIDYIFVDTRHFVVGPESGRVISTPFSDHRIVVGDVTLVH; encoded by the coding sequence GTGAGGATCACGCTCGTAGCGCTGGCGGCAACCGCCTGCGCAGCCCTGGTCGCACCGCTCGCGGCCACCGCCGCGGAGACGCCGGCCGCGCTGGCGACGACCACGCCGGCGACGACCACGGCGCGGCAGGAGACCAACGTCCGCATGCTCGACTTCAACTTCGCCGGCAACGGGTTCAACGGCGGCGACACCGGCGCGCCCGTCACCGACGCGGTGAGCAAGGTCGTCGAGCAGCAGGCGGAGATCGTCGGGCTGAACGAGATGTGCTACACGCAGTGGGTCGCGATGCGCGACCAGCTGAAGGCGCAGCCCGGATATGAGAACCTGACCGAGCACGTCGTCGTCACGAACTACGACATCCCGAACTGCTACGACCCGGTCGTCAACCCCGGCGGCTGGTACGTGATGGGCCTGTTCAGCAAGTACGAGTCCGAGCAGGTCATGTTCGGCGACACCCCGTACCTCGACCTCGGCTACCACTACCGGCAGCGGTTCCGGAAGCTGGTCTGCGGCGACGTCGCCATCCCGGGCGCCACCGCGGTCCGTGCCTGCGTCACGCACACCGAGGTGCCGCTCCCGCTGATCAACGAGACGTCGTTCCCGAACGACCCCGACATCGCCGACGACCCGCTGTACGGGCGGTCGATCAACTACGCGCAGGCGAAGGTCATCGCGGAGGCGATCACGCCGATGGCCGAGGAGATGCCGGTCGCGCTGATGGGCGACCTCAACGAGCTGCCGTTCCTGCCGTCGCTGGACTTCTTCTACCGGCGCTGCGGCGGCAACGGCGTCTTCGAGGAGGTCGACGGGCGCGACGTGCGGTGGCCGGTGATCCGCCGGTTCAACCTCGGCACCGAGGCGTGCCCGCACCGCCAGGGCGAGTGGACGATGGGCAAGGAGGGGCTGCCCGACAACTACGACAAGCCGTACGAGAGCAACCGGAAGATCGACTACATTTTCGTCGACACCCGGCACTTCGTGGTCGGCCCGGAGTCCGGCCGAGTGATCTCCACGCCGTTCTCCGACCACCGCATCGTCGTCGGCGACGTCACCCTGGTGCACTGA